The proteins below are encoded in one region of Puntigrus tetrazona isolate hp1 chromosome 5, ASM1883169v1, whole genome shotgun sequence:
- the LOC122345103 gene encoding uncharacterized protein LOC122345103: MKRQCPKPKLPQGLIGMKCTAHICIDEIQVNCLLDTGSQVTTIPLSFYKKYLSHHPLQSLESLLEVEGANGQSVPYLGYVDVALKFPKEFLGTDAEVTTLALVVPDLINVPQVLIGTNTLDALYSNYVQNETVSPSPSYHGYAAVLKTLDVRHKQSCAETFGCVTLKGTVPETVLAGHTAVLDGVVCLKCLPAEKLTVISHPTMSPLPGGLLVASGLHTLPGKRFFSLPVVVKNETQSDIVIPPKIVISELHAVQQVMDKPLARDVSKTPEKSKGLQIPFDFGDSPLPSEWKERISALLNSMPEVFALNDMDYGHSDKVKHRIKLRDETPFKQRARPIHPQDISAVRKHLEELLAAGIIRESESPFASPIVVVRKKDYSVRLCIDFRKLNSQTIRDAYALPNLEEV, encoded by the coding sequence ATGAAACGTCAGTGCCCTAAACCCAAACTGCCACAAGGGCTAATCGGAATGAAATGTACTGCCCATATCTGCATTGATGAAATTCAAGTGAACTGCCTTTTAGATACTGGTTCCCAGGTGACCACAATTCCTTTATCTTTTTACAAAAAGTACCTGTCTCATCACCCTTTGCAATCTCTGGAGTCTCTGCTGGAAGTGGAAGGGGCAAATGGACAATCTGTGCCTTACCTGGGGTATGTGGACGTAGCTCTAAAGTTTCCTAAGGAGTTCTTAGGAACAGATGCTGAGGTTACCACATTGGCACTGGTGGTCCCAGATTTGATAAATGTTCCACAAGTCCTCATTGGCACAAATACCCTCGATGCACTTTACTCCAACTATGTGCAAAATGAGACTGTAAGCCCCAGTCCAAGTTATCATGGGTATGCTGCAGTGCTGAAGACACTCGATGTGAGACATAAACAGTCATGTGCTGAAACCTTTGGATGTGTGACATTAAAAGGGACTGTCCCTGAAACTGTGTTGGCAGGGCATACTGCTGTTCTGGATGGGGTTGTTTGCCTGAAATGCCTTCCAGCAGAAAAACTTACTGTTATCAGTCATCCCACAATGTCTCCTCTTCCAGGGGGGTTATTAGTTGCTAGTGGATTGCACACCTTACCTGGGAAGCGTTTCTTCTCCTTGCCTGTGGTGGTCAAGAATGAAACTCAGTCTGATATTGTCATCCCGCCCAAGATTGTGATTTCGGAGTTACATGCTGTCCAACAGGTAATGGACAAGCCATTAGCAAGAGATGTTTCTAAAACACCAGAAAAGTCTAAAGGCCTCCAGATACCTTTTGATTTTGGAGACTCCCCTTTGCCCTCTGAGTGGAAAGAACGAATATCGGCCTTGTTAAATTCTATGCCCGAGGTTTTTGCTCTAAATGACATGGATTACGGGCACTCTGATAAGGTGAAGCATCGAATCAAACTGAGAGATGAGACTCCTTTTAAGCAAAGAGCTCGACCCATCCATCCACAAGACATTAGTGCTGTCAGGAAGCATCTAGAGGAGTTGTTAGCAGCTGGGATAATTCGGGAGTCAGAATCCCCATTCGCATCCCCCATTGTAGTAGTCAGAAAAAAAGACTACTCAGTGCGGCTATGTATTGATTTTAGAAAGCTTAACTCTCAGACCATCCGTGACGCATACGCTCTCCCAAACCTAGAAGAAGTG